A stretch of Candidatus Binatia bacterium DNA encodes these proteins:
- a CDS encoding Gfo/Idh/MocA family oxidoreductase: MDEQSTKAALRIGILGAARIAPVSLVRPAREVAGAEACGVAARTPARAGEFQVKHGLPRAFPSYDAMLSSDEIDAVYNPLPNGLHCEWTIRALEAGKHVLCEKPFASNADEAERMAAAATAADRRLMEAFHYRYHPLAARMREITNSGELGEIRHIETHVCFPLPFFKDIRYDYALGGGALMDAGCYAVHMLRFLAGDQPEVTAARPTLHTPDIDRAMEAEVRFPDGRSGLIRCSLFSSRIVAVRAIVRGDKGELSVLNPILPHLFHRLRVKTAAGTRRERVYGDASYTHQLRAFVDFVQNGTEVPTNAADAIANMRVIDAIYERAGMKRRGT; the protein is encoded by the coding sequence ATGGACGAACAGAGCACGAAAGCTGCACTTCGGATCGGGATCCTCGGCGCCGCCCGCATAGCGCCGGTCTCGCTCGTCCGTCCGGCCCGCGAGGTCGCAGGAGCCGAAGCGTGCGGAGTCGCCGCGCGGACCCCGGCACGCGCCGGCGAGTTCCAAGTCAAGCACGGCCTGCCCCGCGCCTTTCCGAGCTACGACGCGATGCTCTCCTCCGATGAGATCGACGCTGTCTACAACCCGCTTCCCAACGGACTCCACTGCGAGTGGACCATCCGCGCGCTCGAAGCGGGAAAGCACGTCCTGTGCGAGAAACCGTTCGCCTCGAACGCGGACGAGGCGGAGCGAATGGCGGCGGCCGCGACCGCCGCCGACCGACGGCTCATGGAAGCCTTCCACTATCGCTACCATCCCCTCGCCGCCCGCATGCGGGAGATCACCAACAGCGGCGAGTTGGGCGAAATCCGACACATCGAAACTCACGTCTGCTTCCCGCTGCCGTTCTTCAAGGACATCCGATACGACTACGCACTCGGCGGCGGGGCTCTGATGGACGCGGGCTGCTACGCGGTGCACATGCTCCGCTTCCTGGCCGGAGATCAGCCCGAAGTCACGGCGGCCCGACCGACGCTCCATACCCCGGACATCGATCGCGCGATGGAGGCGGAGGTTCGCTTCCCCGATGGCCGGAGCGGCCTCATCCGCTGTTCCCTCTTCTCGTCACGCATCGTCGCCGTGCGCGCGATCGTGCGCGGCGACAAGGGAGAGCTCAGCGTCCTCAACCCGATCCTGCCGCACCTCTTCCACCGACTCCGCGTGAAGACGGCCGCGGGAACGAGACGCGAGCGGGTCTACGGCGACGCGTCATACACCCACCAGCTTCGTGCGTTCGTCGACTTCGTCCAAAACGGGACCGAGGTTCCGACGAACGCGGCCGACGCCATCGCGAACATGCGCGTCATCGACGCGATCTACGAGCGCGCCGGCATGAAGCGACGCGGAACCTGA
- a CDS encoding thioredoxin domain-containing protein, whose product MQIRRFALAVSALAVLGLFGAGAALAQGADSDALIKYYRKKAQLSPSIPVSVGGVTDSPIAGAKQGTLFVGKAPRDKKVRFTSSADGRYVVFADAEDITIDPAKAVMDKISQTDVDWKGPADAPVTIVEYSDFQCPFCAKGYKIIEEEVLPAYEGKIRFAYKHLPLPFHNWAEPGAVAMECIRQQSPEGAWLVYEQMFKQQKAVNLQNVKAKAMEFAGAGVDKAKYDTCYDNKETVAAVRAQKAEAASLGITGTPSFVVNGRLVKGAQPAAKFKAIIDDELASAK is encoded by the coding sequence ATGCAGATTCGACGATTCGCCTTGGCCGTGAGTGCCCTCGCAGTGCTCGGGCTCTTCGGTGCCGGCGCTGCCCTCGCGCAGGGCGCCGACTCCGACGCTTTGATCAAGTACTACCGGAAGAAGGCGCAGCTCTCCCCGTCGATCCCGGTGTCCGTGGGCGGGGTGACGGACTCGCCGATCGCCGGCGCGAAGCAGGGAACGCTCTTTGTGGGCAAGGCTCCTCGCGACAAGAAGGTGAGGTTCACGAGCTCCGCCGACGGCCGTTACGTGGTGTTCGCGGATGCGGAGGACATCACGATCGATCCGGCGAAGGCCGTGATGGACAAGATCAGCCAGACAGACGTCGATTGGAAGGGGCCGGCCGACGCGCCCGTCACGATCGTAGAGTACTCGGACTTCCAGTGTCCCTTCTGCGCGAAGGGCTACAAGATCATCGAGGAGGAGGTCCTTCCGGCCTACGAGGGCAAGATCCGCTTCGCGTACAAGCACCTCCCGCTTCCCTTCCATAACTGGGCCGAGCCCGGTGCGGTTGCCATGGAGTGCATTCGCCAACAGAGCCCTGAGGGCGCCTGGCTCGTCTACGAGCAGATGTTCAAGCAGCAGAAGGCCGTCAACCTCCAGAACGTGAAGGCGAAGGCGATGGAGTTCGCCGGAGCCGGCGTCGACAAGGCCAAGTACGACACTTGCTACGACAACAAAGAGACGGTCGCGGCCGTCCGCGCCCAGAAGGCCGAGGCGGCGAGCCTCGGGATCACCGGGACGCCCTCGTTCGTCGTGAACGGCCGGCTTGTGAAGGGCGCGCAGCCCGCCGCGAAGTTCAAAGCGATCATCGACGACGAGCTCGCGTCGGCGAAGTGA
- a CDS encoding acyl-CoA dehydrogenase family protein codes for MDRQFFHNDIRLFLERRVDWKRYHQLRRPGPVNLEEELDTYRSILGSTGQICEDIEAESRDHWHEEVRLEDGDVIVPAHIESGYQKLREAGLVCVMLDPKYGGFGLPTLLNVAYLEMLSRADTSLMTILGLQAGAANDIQKYGSDELKEQYLPRFTSGEVQGCMDLTEPGAGSDLGGISTRVTEEDGKFFIDGGKIFITNGGAEIHLVLARDSASYDESKGTTNGLNLMLCPRTLPDGSRNGVSVSRIESKMGLHGSPTCAVDFDHAEGYLLGERGNGFRAMLDLMNAARIGVSAQGIGIAEAAYREARTYAGERIQFGAPIIEQPLVKSMLTLMALEIQAARTLLYHTATLVDQTEALETYLASDRDEPEFDRIELQAELERNHQLVRFFTPLCKYYATEVANQVTRSAIQVHGGIGYMAESVVGHCHSDSIITTIYEGTSEIQASFALREMAKGALFTALDQLRVGLDTLAADFPEPAEQLRNAIDLLTDTLPSLMEDVNYALLNAKRVSDMVISVVVGGELLQQCKDEPTRIELASAYINRTTLELEMHAKRIKSGDASRLLRYDKILSV; via the coding sequence ATGGACCGCCAGTTCTTCCACAATGACATTCGCCTTTTTCTCGAACGCCGCGTCGACTGGAAACGCTACCACCAGCTGCGCCGGCCCGGCCCGGTGAACCTCGAGGAAGAGCTCGACACGTATCGCTCCATCCTCGGCAGCACCGGGCAGATCTGCGAAGACATCGAGGCCGAATCTCGCGACCACTGGCACGAAGAAGTCCGCCTCGAGGACGGTGACGTCATCGTCCCCGCGCACATCGAAAGCGGTTACCAAAAGCTCCGCGAGGCCGGCCTCGTATGCGTCATGCTCGATCCGAAGTACGGCGGCTTCGGACTCCCCACGCTGCTCAACGTCGCCTACCTCGAGATGCTGTCTCGTGCCGACACGAGCCTGATGACCATCCTCGGACTGCAGGCCGGTGCGGCAAACGATATCCAGAAGTACGGCAGCGACGAGCTCAAAGAGCAATACCTCCCACGCTTCACCTCCGGCGAAGTCCAGGGCTGCATGGACCTCACCGAACCCGGCGCCGGCTCCGATCTCGGCGGAATCAGCACGCGCGTCACAGAAGAGGACGGCAAGTTCTTCATCGACGGCGGGAAGATCTTCATCACCAACGGCGGCGCCGAGATCCACCTCGTTCTCGCACGAGATAGTGCGTCGTACGACGAGTCCAAAGGGACGACCAACGGCCTCAACCTGATGCTGTGTCCCCGCACGCTGCCCGACGGCTCGAGGAACGGCGTGTCGGTTTCCCGCATCGAATCCAAGATGGGACTACACGGCTCTCCAACTTGCGCCGTCGACTTCGACCACGCCGAAGGGTATCTCCTCGGCGAGCGGGGCAACGGCTTCCGCGCCATGCTCGACCTGATGAACGCCGCGCGGATCGGTGTCTCGGCGCAAGGCATCGGGATCGCCGAAGCCGCCTACCGCGAGGCGCGCACTTACGCCGGAGAGCGAATCCAGTTCGGCGCACCGATCATCGAGCAACCGTTGGTGAAATCGATGCTCACCCTCATGGCACTCGAGATCCAAGCCGCCCGCACGCTCCTCTACCACACGGCCACCTTGGTCGATCAGACCGAGGCCCTCGAGACCTATCTCGCGAGTGACCGCGACGAGCCCGAGTTCGACCGCATCGAGCTCCAGGCGGAGCTCGAGCGAAACCACCAACTCGTCCGCTTCTTCACGCCGCTGTGCAAGTACTACGCGACCGAAGTCGCCAACCAAGTCACCCGCTCGGCGATCCAGGTCCACGGTGGGATCGGCTACATGGCCGAGTCGGTCGTCGGCCACTGCCATTCCGACTCGATCATCACGACGATCTACGAGGGCACATCCGAGATCCAGGCGAGCTTCGCCCTGCGCGAGATGGCCAAGGGAGCTCTATTCACGGCGCTGGATCAGCTGCGCGTCGGCCTCGACACACTGGCAGCGGACTTCCCGGAGCCGGCAGAACAGCTCCGGAACGCCATCGACCTCCTCACCGACACGCTTCCCAGCTTGATGGAGGACGTGAACTACGCCCTCCTCAATGCAAAGCGCGTTTCCGACATGGTAATCTCGGTCGTCGTCGGAGGCGAGCTCCTGCAACAGTGCAAGGACGAGCCGACCCGAATCGAGTTGGCGTCGGCGTACATCAACCGCACGACGCTCGAGCTCGAGATGCATGCCAAACGGATCAAGAGCGGAGACGCGAGCCGGCTGCTGCGCTACGACAAGATTCTGAGCGTCTGA
- the bfr gene encoding bacterioferritin, whose protein sequence is MKGNKKIIDALNDVLTSELTGINQYFIHYRMCKNWGYERLAKKSHEESIGEMKHADQVIERILFLDGIPNMQRLAKVCVGEAVPEQLKLDLKLEMDAVKRLNASIELARDLGDNGTRELLEEILTSEEDHIDWLEAQIELIKQVGDKMYLAQQIHEEE, encoded by the coding sequence ATGAAGGGTAACAAGAAGATCATCGACGCGTTGAACGACGTCCTCACGAGCGAGCTCACGGGCATCAATCAGTATTTCATTCATTACCGGATGTGTAAGAACTGGGGCTACGAGCGGCTCGCCAAGAAGAGCCATGAGGAGTCGATCGGGGAGATGAAGCACGCCGACCAGGTGATCGAGCGCATTCTCTTCCTCGATGGGATCCCGAACATGCAACGCCTGGCCAAGGTCTGCGTCGGCGAGGCCGTTCCCGAGCAGCTGAAGCTCGACCTGAAGCTCGAAATGGACGCAGTGAAGCGCCTGAATGCCTCCATCGAGCTTGCCCGTGACCTCGGCGACAACGGCACCCGCGAGCTCCTGGAGGAGATCCTGACCTCGGAAGAGGATCACATCGACTGGCTGGAAGCCCAGATCGAGCTGATCAAGCAAGTGGGCGACAAGATGTACCTCGCCCAGCAGATCCACGAAGAGGAGTAG